The sequence GGGGTGTCTTGCTCACTAGAGAATTCCTAATCATTCGGGAGTGCCGGGCGGTTGCATCTGCAGGGCCTTCCAGCGTTCCAGGTTGCGTTGCAGCAGGGTTTCCGGCACCCCGGCGGCGACCAATTCTGTCATTTTTTTCGCCAACTGTCCGCGCAGCCAGGGGTCGTTGCAGGCCGAGTTGTGGGACAGCGTGAGGAACAGACCTTCACTTGAAATCGGAGGTTCCAGGGCAACCAGATCATCGGCCATCCCTAAGGTGTCGGCCAGCACCAGGCCGGGGTAGCGTTCGTACAGGACGAAGTCGGTGCGCTCGAGCAGGAGCTTCTGATACGCCTGGGTGAGGCTGGGGACTTCCTCGAGCTTGAGGTTTTCCCTGGCGAAGCGATCGAAGGCTTCGCCGAAGCTGTTCTTCACCAGGGTGCCGCCGGTGTGATTGCGCAGGTCGTCCCAACCGCTGTAGGGGAAGGCCTTGTCGCGCTTGACCCAGGCAACGCTCTGGGTCTCGAGGAACGGCGGATGGACGTAGTCCATGGTTTCCAGGCGCGGCAGGGTGAGGAAAGCGCCGGCGAGCAGGTCGACACGACCGGTGCGCACTTCATCCTGGGCGCGGGACCAGGGGCCGGTGTAGAGCACGTCCACCTTCAGCCCGAGTTCCTTGGCGATCTGCTTGAGCAGGTCGGCGTTGGCGCCGATCAGTCGCTTGGGGTCCTCGGGATCGCGCCAGAGATACGGCGGATACTCGGGGTTGCCAGTGGCCACCAGGCGCTCGCATTTCCCGGCCGCCTGCCCAAGCCCGGGTAGCAGGCAGAGCGCGAGAAGCAGGGACGAGAGGTGGAGTCGACTTGGCATCTGAGGTTTCCCGGACTGGACAATCGATTGGCTGTGAGGCGGGCGACAGCGCTTGCGGTGCGCGCCATGCTAGCGTACAGGCGGCAAGAAGAACCATTGGTTATAAGGATGGCCATGAAAAAGCTCATCATCGCAATCGTCATCCTGCTGACGGCAGTTGCGGCGACCCTTTACCTCTCCCCCGCCGCGCTGACGGCCAGTGTGCGCCTGGTGGAACGCCAGCTCGCCGGCCTGTCGGAGCGACAGGTCACGCTGGGCGATCTTAGCATCCATTACTACGAGGGCGGCCCGAACAAGGGTGAAACCATCGTGATGGTTCACGGTTTCGGCGCCAGCAAGGACAACTGGCTGCGCTTCGCCCGGCACTTCACCGAGCGCTACCACGTGATCGCCCTCGACCTGCCCGGCTTCGGCGACAGCGACAGACCCGCCGGCAGCTACGACGTCGGTACCCAGGCCGAACGCCTGGAGTCCTTCATCAAGGCCCTGGAACTGGGCCGGGTGCACCTGGTAGGCAATTCCATGGGCGGACACATCGCCGCGCTCTTCGCCTCCCGCTACCCGCGCCAGGTGCGCAGCCTGGCGCTGTTC is a genomic window of Pseudomonas resinovorans NBRC 106553 containing:
- a CDS encoding alpha/beta fold hydrolase, which translates into the protein MKKLIIAIVILLTAVAATLYLSPAALTASVRLVERQLAGLSERQVTLGDLSIHYYEGGPNKGETIVMVHGFGASKDNWLRFARHFTERYHVIALDLPGFGDSDRPAGSYDVGTQAERLESFIKALELGRVHLVGNSMGGHIAALFASRYPRQVRSLALFDNGGVTAPNKSEMFRLIESGQPNPLVARNAEEFQRMLEFVFVEPPPLPASVKAYLAEQSMANEAHYDEVFRQLRERYIPLEPELPRITAPTLLLWGDRDRVLDVSSIEVMKPLLKHPSVVIMKDCGHAPMIERPEETARHYQAFLDGHRG
- a CDS encoding ABC transporter substrate-binding protein yields the protein MPSRLHLSSLLLALCLLPGLGQAAGKCERLVATGNPEYPPYLWRDPEDPKRLIGANADLLKQIAKELGLKVDVLYTGPWSRAQDEVRTGRVDLLAGAFLTLPRLETMDYVHPPFLETQSVAWVKRDKAFPYSGWDDLRNHTGGTLVKNSFGEAFDRFARENLKLEEVPSLTQAYQKLLLERTDFVLYERYPGLVLADTLGMADDLVALEPPISSEGLFLTLSHNSACNDPWLRGQLAKKMTELVAAGVPETLLQRNLERWKALQMQPPGTPE